The proteins below come from a single Chryseobacterium bernardetii genomic window:
- a CDS encoding site-specific integrase has translation MNKTFNLLFYVKKAKINSLGESPIYLRITIDGKIFEISTKRTVKASKWNSAMQKVSGSSEEFRSLNFYLKTFEQKVYDAYHELIRDKETVTCETLKNKLVGKGKLTRMLIPIFQDHNDRMEKLIEKEFAQGTLTRYKTCLKHTKDFLKWKYSITDIEIKKIDYAFLNDFEFFLRTERSCNNNSAVKYIKNFGKIVRICLANGWIERDPFMNYHSKFNEVTRMFLNEQEIEVLFTKDFTNERLSLVRDIFLFSCFTGLAYIDTQKLTYQNINLGLDGSQWIYTKRQKTKTTSNIPILSQTEKIIKKYKNHPACLNSGKLLPILSNQKMNAYLKEIADLCGINKELTYHIARHTFATTVTLSNGVSIESVSKMLGHKSIKTTQHYAKILDSKVSEDMMLLKQKYLDKRM, from the coding sequence ATGAACAAGACATTCAATTTACTTTTCTATGTAAAAAAAGCTAAAATCAATTCTTTAGGAGAGTCTCCTATTTACTTACGAATTACAATTGATGGCAAGATATTCGAGATAAGCACAAAACGTACAGTAAAGGCTTCAAAATGGAATTCTGCAATGCAGAAGGTTAGTGGCTCTTCTGAAGAATTTAGATCACTTAATTTTTATTTGAAAACTTTTGAGCAGAAAGTTTATGATGCCTATCACGAATTAATCAGAGATAAGGAAACAGTAACTTGTGAGACTCTTAAAAATAAGTTAGTTGGTAAAGGTAAATTGACCAGAATGCTCATTCCTATTTTTCAGGATCATAATGATCGAATGGAGAAACTGATTGAAAAAGAATTTGCACAAGGAACATTGACACGTTATAAAACATGTCTCAAACATACAAAAGATTTCTTGAAATGGAAATATAGTATTACCGACATTGAAATTAAAAAGATTGATTATGCTTTTCTAAATGATTTTGAATTTTTTTTAAGAACCGAGAGATCCTGCAACAATAATTCTGCTGTTAAGTATATTAAGAATTTTGGTAAGATTGTTCGTATTTGTCTTGCGAATGGATGGATAGAGCGAGACCCTTTTATGAACTATCATTCTAAGTTTAATGAAGTGACGAGAATGTTTCTTAATGAACAGGAAATTGAAGTGCTTTTTACCAAAGATTTTACAAATGAGAGATTGTCTTTGGTTAGAGATATTTTTCTGTTCAGCTGTTTCACCGGACTGGCGTACATTGATACCCAAAAACTAACATATCAAAATATCAATTTAGGTCTTGATGGCTCTCAATGGATTTATACCAAACGTCAGAAAACTAAAACTACTTCTAATATTCCCATACTTTCTCAAACAGAGAAAATTATTAAAAAATACAAAAATCATCCGGCTTGCCTTAATAGTGGAAAACTTCTGCCTATTCTTAGTAATCAAAAGATGAATGCCTATTTGAAAGAAATTGCAGATCTGTGCGGTATCAATAAGGAATTAACTTACCATATTGCACGCCACACTTTTGCAACAACCGTTACTTTATCTAACGGGGTCTCTATTGAAAGTGTAAGTAAAATGCTAGGTCATAAAAGTATTAAAACTACGCAGCATTATGCGAAGATATTAGATAGCAAAGTTAGTGAGGACATGATGTTACTTAAACAAAAATATCTTGACAAAAGAATGTAA
- a CDS encoding DUF6660 family protein: MRLVKFFLIIYFMVLAVVPCSDIHAQSPNNSKDSYSTISNSEDSHSKDKGDICSPLCTCNCCQITVASSKIEPLMPLSQKVTEYFSKKIHFQKNDFAHLVYDQIWQPPKI, translated from the coding sequence GTGAGATTAGTTAAGTTCTTTTTAATTATTTATTTCATGGTGCTTGCCGTAGTGCCTTGTAGTGATATCCATGCGCAGTCTCCAAATAATTCTAAAGATTCTTACAGTACTATTAGCAATTCTGAAGATTCTCATTCTAAAGACAAAGGAGATATTTGTTCTCCATTATGTACCTGTAACTGTTGTCAGATAACAGTAGCATCTTCTAAAATAGAGCCTTTAATGCCTTTATCACAAAAGGTAACCGAATATTTCTCAAAAAAAATTCATTTTCAAAAAAATGATTTTGCTCATTTGGTGTATGACCAGATTTGGCAACCCCCTAAAATTTAA
- a CDS encoding HAD family hydrolase, producing MKKLYCFDFDGTLTYKDTMFMYLKFYDPTKYRIQFLKHVPLFILLKLKLAETEKVKKSFIGSILKGQTQEKIELKSKQFFETHYPKIVRENALDFIQNIDRNNTQSLLVTASLDIWVKPFAEVLKMQLVSTRAEFKNGVFTGNFIGKNCNGKEKLVRIKEEIHNSKYDKIIAFGDTSGDRPMLKWANEGHYQFFH from the coding sequence ATGAAAAAGTTGTATTGTTTTGATTTTGACGGAACCCTGACGTATAAAGATACTATGTTTATGTATCTTAAATTCTACGATCCTACAAAATATAGAATACAATTTTTAAAACATGTACCACTTTTCATTCTCCTAAAACTTAAGCTGGCAGAAACTGAAAAAGTGAAAAAAAGCTTTATCGGATCTATTTTAAAAGGGCAGACTCAGGAAAAAATAGAACTGAAATCCAAACAGTTCTTTGAGACACATTACCCTAAAATAGTAAGGGAAAATGCTCTGGATTTTATTCAAAATATCGATAGGAATAATACACAGAGTTTATTGGTAACTGCTTCTCTGGATATCTGGGTGAAACCTTTTGCCGAAGTGCTGAAAATGCAGCTTGTTTCTACGCGGGCAGAGTTCAAAAACGGTGTCTTCACGGGAAACTTTATCGGAAAAAACTGTAACGGGAAAGAAAAACTGGTTCGAATAAAGGAAGAAATACATAATTCCAAGTATGATAAAATTATTGCATTTGGTGATACTTCCGGAGATAGGCCAATGTTGAAATGGGCCAATGAGGGACATTACCAATTTTTTCACTAA
- a CDS encoding DUF6428 family protein: MKLSDIKEILPTLDNVEFQLENGIFVPEHFHVTEVGVITKNFIDCGGTIRNEKVVNFQLWNADDYEHRLKPTKLLNIIKLSEEKLGMEDAEIEVEYQSGTIGKYDLEFNGKTFVLKNKTTACLAQDACGIPSEKQKKNLTELSVNNSNACTPGGGCC; this comes from the coding sequence ATGAAACTATCAGACATCAAAGAAATCTTACCAACATTAGATAATGTTGAATTTCAATTAGAGAACGGAATATTTGTACCAGAACACTTTCACGTTACAGAAGTGGGTGTAATTACAAAGAATTTCATCGATTGTGGTGGAACAATCAGAAATGAAAAAGTGGTCAACTTTCAATTATGGAATGCAGATGATTACGAGCATAGATTAAAGCCGACCAAACTATTAAACATCATCAAGTTATCTGAAGAAAAATTGGGAATGGAAGATGCTGAGATAGAAGTAGAATATCAAAGCGGAACAATTGGCAAGTACGATTTGGAGTTTAACGGGAAAACATTTGTACTAAAAAATAAAACGACTGCGTGTTTGGCTCAGGATGCTTGTGGCATTCCTTCAGAGAAACAAAAGAAAAATTTGACTGAATTATCTGTAAACAATTCAAACGCTTGTACGCCAGGAGGTGGTTGTTGTTAA
- a CDS encoding class I SAM-dependent methyltransferase — MEEVSWYQPTPETSLAFIKEFNVSKTAKIIDIGGGDSFFVDHLLDLGYQDITVLDISETALSKAKQRLGEKSNRVKWIVEDAGTFKPTEQYDFWHDRAAFHFLTEDNEIESYIDTVKQNIKPTGILVIGSFSEQGPIKCSGIEIKQYSESSLESRFKEHLNKIECFTVDHRTPFNTNQNFVFCSFRRKR; from the coding sequence TTGGAAGAAGTAAGCTGGTATCAGCCTACACCCGAAACGTCATTAGCATTTATTAAAGAATTCAATGTATCAAAAACGGCCAAAATAATTGATATTGGCGGAGGAGATAGTTTTTTTGTTGATCACTTGCTTGACTTGGGTTATCAGGACATTACAGTTTTAGACATATCAGAGACAGCACTTAGTAAAGCTAAGCAACGACTTGGCGAAAAGTCAAACCGTGTAAAATGGATAGTTGAAGATGCCGGTACATTTAAACCCACAGAACAATATGATTTTTGGCACGACAGGGCTGCTTTTCATTTTTTGACAGAGGATAATGAAATTGAAAGCTACATCGATACGGTTAAACAGAACATTAAACCAACAGGAATTTTGGTAATCGGGAGCTTTTCAGAACAAGGTCCGATAAAATGTAGTGGTATTGAAATCAAACAGTATTCTGAAAGTTCATTGGAAAGTCGCTTTAAGGAACATTTAAATAAAATAGAATGCTTTACCGTAGACCACAGAACACCTTTTAATACCAATCAGAACTTTGTGTTTTGCAGTTTTAGAAGAAAAAGATGA
- a CDS encoding FAD-binding oxidoreductase, whose translation MKPNFTQKVTNWGNFPVVEKEMRSEDSFKNIKEFVLSHNEVIARGNGRCYGDASLGESIFSTKKLNKFISFDRLNGVIECESGVLLSEVLEISVPQGYFLYVTPGTKFVSVGGAIASDVHGKNHHAEGCFSEYVIEFKLMIENGEIITCSREENSEKFWATIGGMGLTGIILTAKFKLKNIESAYIRQESIKADNLDEIFRLFDESESWTYTVAWIDCLQKGKNIGRSILMRGEHAFQHELPQAMAKTPLRLKKKLQPTVPFYFPGFVLNALTVKIFNWLYYKKQSKKEVKNFIDYETFFYPLDAINEWNKIYGKSGFIQYQMVIPKESGKEGMKRILETIANSGNGSFLAVLKLFGKNNPQAYNSFPVEGYTLALDFKVNSKLKKLVDELDSIVQEFGGRIYLTKDSMSRSSLTNYLKNIRSPKFVSLQHKRILNNNNS comes from the coding sequence ATGAAGCCGAATTTCACACAGAAAGTTACAAACTGGGGTAATTTCCCGGTAGTGGAAAAAGAAATGAGATCTGAGGACAGCTTCAAAAACATAAAAGAATTCGTCCTCAGCCACAATGAAGTTATTGCCAGAGGAAACGGAAGGTGCTATGGAGATGCTTCATTGGGAGAAAGCATATTTTCTACCAAAAAATTAAATAAATTCATCAGTTTTGACCGTCTGAACGGGGTTATAGAATGTGAATCCGGAGTATTGCTTTCGGAAGTGCTTGAAATATCAGTTCCACAGGGGTACTTCCTATATGTAACTCCGGGAACCAAGTTCGTTTCTGTAGGAGGAGCTATTGCTTCTGATGTACATGGAAAAAATCACCATGCAGAAGGTTGCTTCTCAGAATATGTCATCGAATTCAAACTGATGATTGAGAACGGTGAAATCATTACCTGTTCAAGAGAAGAAAATTCAGAAAAGTTCTGGGCTACTATAGGTGGAATGGGATTGACAGGAATTATTCTGACTGCGAAATTTAAGCTTAAAAATATTGAATCCGCCTATATCCGTCAGGAAAGCATCAAAGCAGATAATCTTGATGAAATCTTTAGGCTGTTTGATGAAAGTGAAAGCTGGACTTATACGGTAGCTTGGATTGATTGTCTTCAGAAAGGGAAAAATATCGGAAGAAGTATTCTGATGAGAGGAGAACATGCTTTCCAGCATGAATTACCCCAGGCTATGGCAAAAACACCTTTAAGGCTGAAGAAAAAATTACAACCCACTGTTCCTTTTTACTTTCCGGGATTTGTATTGAATGCCCTTACAGTAAAAATTTTCAATTGGCTCTATTATAAAAAACAATCCAAAAAAGAAGTTAAGAATTTTATTGATTACGAAACATTCTTCTATCCTTTGGATGCCATTAATGAATGGAATAAGATCTACGGGAAATCAGGATTTATACAATATCAGATGGTAATTCCAAAAGAATCAGGAAAAGAAGGAATGAAAAGAATTCTTGAAACGATTGCTAACAGTGGGAACGGCTCATTCTTAGCAGTGTTAAAGCTTTTCGGGAAGAATAATCCGCAAGCCTACAATTCTTTCCCTGTAGAAGGGTATACGCTGGCATTAGATTTTAAAGTAAATTCAAAGCTGAAAAAATTGGTAGACGAGCTGGATAGTATTGTTCAGGAGTTTGGAGGAAGAATTTATCTTACCAAAGACAGCATGAGCAGGTCCTCATTAACCAATTACCTGAAAAATATTAGAAGTCCTAAATTTGTGTCTTTACAGCACAAAAGAATCTTAAACAATAACAACTCATAA
- a CDS encoding ArsR/SmtB family transcription factor: MGLTKSDMFSDEQNKLASLFKVFGHPARVAILQYIINQKSCICNDLVDKLGLAQATISQHLKELKYMGIIQGTIDGKSVCYCIEEKKWKEIQEYFNQFFEQEVKVNQCC; encoded by the coding sequence ATGGGGCTTACAAAATCAGATATGTTTTCAGATGAACAAAATAAATTAGCTTCTTTGTTTAAAGTTTTTGGACATCCTGCAAGGGTAGCTATACTTCAATATATTATCAATCAAAAATCCTGCATTTGCAATGATTTGGTGGATAAATTAGGTTTGGCGCAAGCGACAATCTCGCAGCATTTAAAAGAGTTGAAATATATGGGTATTATACAGGGTACAATAGATGGAAAATCAGTTTGTTATTGTATAGAAGAAAAGAAATGGAAAGAGATACAAGAGTATTTCAATCAATTCTTTGAACAGGAAGTAAAAGTAAATCAATGCTGTTAA
- a CDS encoding SDR family NAD(P)-dependent oxidoreductase, with amino-acid sequence MIVLGSTSEVAQAFVEKALQEGEKYEKIYLFTSNKETTERFARHIDVKFLQQSEVIELDLMKEIDYNRFDYINSNVLFCAVGYLGEGTEEGLYDNKNTERIININYSKLIPVMNYFAHKFESRRSGTIIGLSSVAGDRGRQSNLIYGSAKAAFTAYLSGLRNYLFSKKVHVLTVKPGFMATKMTEGLPLNPKLTATPKQAAACIYKAFKKQKDVAYVLPIWSIIMMIIRNIPEFIFKKLKL; translated from the coding sequence ATGATAGTTCTGGGAAGTACATCTGAAGTGGCACAGGCTTTTGTGGAAAAAGCGCTTCAGGAAGGAGAAAAGTATGAAAAAATCTATCTTTTTACCTCAAATAAAGAAACTACAGAAAGATTTGCAAGACATATTGATGTAAAATTTCTGCAACAGTCCGAAGTGATTGAACTGGACTTAATGAAAGAAATAGATTATAACAGATTTGATTATATCAATTCAAATGTATTATTTTGTGCCGTAGGATATTTAGGAGAAGGAACCGAAGAAGGGCTGTATGATAATAAGAATACAGAACGCATTATTAATATTAATTACTCTAAACTGATTCCGGTAATGAATTATTTTGCCCATAAATTTGAAAGCAGAAGATCCGGAACGATCATTGGCCTTTCATCAGTGGCAGGAGACAGAGGAAGACAGAGTAATTTGATTTACGGAAGTGCAAAGGCCGCTTTTACAGCATACCTGAGTGGTCTCAGAAATTACCTTTTCAGTAAAAAAGTGCATGTATTAACCGTGAAGCCCGGGTTTATGGCAACTAAAATGACAGAAGGGCTGCCTTTGAATCCTAAATTAACAGCAACTCCTAAACAGGCAGCGGCTTGTATTTATAAAGCGTTCAAAAAGCAAAAGGATGTGGCTTATGTTTTGCCTATTTGGAGTATTATTATGATGATCATCAGGAATATCCCTGAATTTATATTTAAAAAGTTAAAGCTTTAA
- the trxA gene encoding thioredoxin: MALEITDSSFQDTVLKSDKPVLVDFWAVWCGPCRTLGPIIEEVASDFEGKAVVGKVDVDNNQEISMQYGIRNIPTVLIFKNGEVVDKLVGVAPKEVIAEKLSAHL; encoded by the coding sequence ATGGCTTTAGAAATTACAGACAGCTCATTCCAGGATACGGTTTTAAAATCTGACAAACCAGTTTTAGTTGACTTCTGGGCAGTATGGTGTGGGCCTTGCAGAACATTAGGACCAATCATCGAAGAAGTAGCTTCAGACTTTGAAGGAAAGGCAGTAGTAGGGAAAGTGGATGTAGACAACAACCAGGAAATTTCAATGCAGTATGGCATCAGAAATATTCCTACTGTTCTTATCTTTAAGAACGGAGAAGTAGTGGATAAATTAGTAGGTGTAGCTCCTAAAGAGGTAATCGCTGAAAAATTAAGCGCACACTTATAA
- the gcvH gene encoding glycine cleavage system protein GcvH has translation MEFPNDLKYSKEHTWISVQDNIGTIGITEFAQSELGEIVYADLSNVGYNFQQDEVFGSVEAVKTVSDLFMPVSGKIIETNDILLKVPTLINDNPYKDGWLIKIEIKDLTELENLLTANQYKELTN, from the coding sequence ATGGAATTTCCAAACGATTTAAAATATTCAAAAGAACATACGTGGATAAGCGTACAGGATAACATAGGTACAATAGGCATCACAGAATTTGCACAAAGTGAATTGGGCGAAATTGTGTATGCAGACTTATCGAATGTTGGATATAATTTTCAGCAGGATGAAGTATTCGGCTCTGTTGAAGCGGTTAAAACGGTCAGCGATTTATTTATGCCTGTATCGGGTAAAATCATTGAAACGAACGACATACTATTGAAAGTACCTACACTAATCAATGACAACCCTTATAAAGATGGTTGGTTGATAAAAATTGAAATCAAAGACCTTACAGAATTAGAAAACTTATTGACAGCAAACCAATATAAAGAACTTACAAATTAG
- a CDS encoding decaprenyl-phosphate phosphoribosyltransferase produces MKKYLKLLRVEQWVKNLFVFVPLFFSGNITNLDLLTKSIFAFIIFSFAASVVYILNDYNDIEADRKHPEKRRRPLASGAISKSTAIAILIGLVIADIAFVGFAQLYFQQPLWKFATIIAFYVVMNLAYTFRLKHVPIIDIFIIAIGFVLRVLAGGYITGISISQWAILLTFVLALVLAIGKRRGELINAQVSGKTRKALDGYNVQFADIALSISITLAIVCYLMFTLSPEVQARFHERVFYTVVFVVFALLRYLQQTLVYNRTESPTKIVYRDRYIQVTLLLWVATFLIQIYFKK; encoded by the coding sequence ATGAAAAAATATTTAAAACTGCTCCGTGTAGAGCAATGGGTGAAGAACCTTTTTGTATTTGTTCCTCTATTCTTCTCTGGTAATATTACCAACCTTGATTTACTTACCAAAAGTATCTTTGCTTTTATCATCTTTTCATTCGCTGCCAGTGTTGTTTATATTCTTAACGATTATAATGATATTGAAGCAGACAGGAAACATCCTGAAAAAAGAAGACGTCCACTGGCGAGTGGTGCTATCTCAAAATCAACTGCAATAGCAATTCTTATTGGGCTTGTAATTGCAGATATTGCTTTTGTAGGGTTTGCCCAGCTGTATTTTCAGCAGCCGCTATGGAAATTTGCTACCATTATCGCTTTTTATGTGGTAATGAATCTTGCATATACCTTCAGATTAAAGCATGTTCCGATTATTGATATTTTTATCATTGCCATAGGATTTGTACTGAGGGTGCTGGCAGGCGGCTATATTACCGGGATCAGCATTTCGCAATGGGCAATCTTACTGACTTTTGTTCTGGCATTGGTACTGGCTATCGGGAAAAGGAGAGGAGAGCTTATCAATGCACAGGTTTCAGGAAAAACAAGAAAAGCTCTGGATGGTTATAATGTACAGTTTGCAGATATTGCATTGTCTATCTCTATCACCCTGGCAATTGTTTGTTATCTGATGTTTACCCTTTCACCTGAAGTGCAGGCAAGATTCCATGAAAGAGTATTTTATACGGTAGTTTTTGTTGTATTTGCTCTTTTAAGATATCTGCAGCAGACACTGGTGTACAACAGAACAGAATCTCCTACAAAAATTGTGTACAGAGACCGTTATATACAGGTTACTTTATTACTTTGGGTGGCCACATTTTTAATTCAAATTTACTTTAAGAAATGA
- a CDS encoding metallophosphoesterase family protein, with protein MKIALFSDIHANLPALEAFFEDVEKRNPDSIYCLGDLVGYNIWANEVVNEIRKRKIPTIAGNYDFGIGRMSNDCGCAYKTDGEKDNGKISISFTNSIMKDEERAYLRTLPVHIKVEFQLNEDKLNLLLVHGSPRKINEYLFEDREEKSMLRIMEQADADVMCFGHTHKPYHRILNSGIDGQNHFRHAINIGSVGKPKDSDVRGGYVMLTINEDSSVLDKDSIKVEFIRFDYDIEKAAKAIEESPLPNEYAENLRRGY; from the coding sequence ATGAAAATTGCATTATTCAGCGACATTCACGCCAATCTACCTGCCTTAGAAGCATTCTTTGAAGATGTAGAAAAAAGAAACCCCGACAGTATTTATTGCTTAGGCGATTTGGTAGGTTATAATATTTGGGCAAATGAAGTTGTAAACGAAATCCGTAAAAGGAAAATACCAACCATTGCAGGAAATTATGATTTTGGCATCGGGCGTATGAGCAACGATTGTGGATGTGCGTACAAAACAGACGGGGAAAAAGATAATGGGAAAATCTCTATTTCATTTACCAACTCTATTATGAAAGATGAAGAAAGAGCCTATTTGCGTACACTTCCTGTACATATCAAAGTAGAATTTCAATTGAATGAAGATAAGCTCAATTTATTATTAGTACACGGAAGTCCAAGAAAAATAAACGAATACTTATTTGAGGATAGGGAAGAAAAAAGTATGCTTAGGATAATGGAACAAGCTGATGCAGACGTTATGTGTTTTGGGCATACACACAAGCCATACCACCGTATTTTAAACTCCGGTATTGACGGACAAAATCATTTTAGACACGCCATAAATATAGGTTCAGTAGGTAAACCAAAAGACAGCGATGTAAGAGGTGGTTATGTAATGCTTACAATCAATGAAGATAGTTCAGTATTGGATAAAGACAGTATCAAAGTAGAATTTATACGCTTTGATTATGATATTGAAAAAGCAGCAAAAGCAATTGAAGAAAGCCCATTACCAAACGAATACGCAGAAAATTTAAGGAGAGGTTATTAA
- the arsB gene encoding ACR3 family arsenite efflux transporter — protein sequence MQPKLKFLDRYLTLWIFLAMAVGIGLGHFFPGISKITDTLSAGTTNIPLAIGLILMMYPPLAKVDYSLLPQAFKDKKVIGISLLLNWVIGTVLMFGLAVLFLHNEPDYMTGLILIGLARCIAMVIVWSDLAKASREYTAMLVALNSIFQIISYNFLVWLFINVLPSKLGLTNFNVSVSMKDVTTSVLIYLGIPFLAGFISRYALVKSKGIEWYNRKFVPKISPITLYALLFTIVLMFSLKGDKILELPMDVIKVAIPLIIYFILMFFVSFFINKALKVPYDKNASIAFTATGNNFELAIAVAISIFGIHSPQAFVGVIGPLVEVPVLILLVKVSLWLNVRYSKKKMS from the coding sequence ATGCAACCAAAACTAAAATTTCTTGACCGTTACCTTACCTTATGGATATTCCTTGCAATGGCGGTAGGTATAGGATTGGGACATTTCTTTCCGGGTATCTCAAAAATTACAGATACCCTATCCGCAGGCACTACAAATATTCCGTTGGCAATAGGTTTAATACTGATGATGTACCCGCCATTGGCAAAAGTGGATTATTCATTATTGCCCCAAGCATTTAAGGATAAAAAAGTAATAGGGATATCATTATTGCTCAATTGGGTTATCGGTACAGTATTGATGTTCGGATTAGCGGTTTTGTTTTTACACAATGAACCCGATTATATGACAGGCTTGATACTGATAGGTTTGGCAAGATGTATCGCAATGGTAATCGTATGGAGCGACTTAGCTAAGGCAAGCAGGGAATATACAGCTATGTTAGTTGCATTAAACAGTATCTTTCAGATAATAAGTTACAATTTTTTAGTTTGGCTATTCATCAACGTGTTACCGAGTAAATTAGGATTGACAAATTTCAATGTAAGTGTATCAATGAAAGATGTTACAACAAGCGTATTGATATATTTAGGCATTCCATTCTTAGCAGGTTTTATAAGCCGTTATGCATTAGTAAAATCAAAAGGGATAGAATGGTATAACAGGAAATTTGTACCCAAAATATCGCCCATTACATTATATGCTTTACTGTTTACTATTGTTTTAATGTTCAGCTTGAAAGGCGATAAAATATTAGAGTTACCAATGGATGTAATAAAAGTAGCCATACCACTAATTATCTATTTTATACTAATGTTTTTCGTTAGTTTCTTTATCAATAAAGCCTTAAAAGTTCCTTACGACAAAAACGCATCCATCGCATTTACAGCCACAGGAAACAATTTTGAATTGGCTATAGCAGTAGCAATATCTATTTTCGGTATCCATTCCCCACAAGCATTTGTGGGAGTTATTGGACCGTTGGTAGAAGTTCCCGTCTTGATACTATTGGTAAAGGTAAGTTTGTGGTTAAACGTGAGATATAGTAAAAAAAAAATGAGTTAA
- a CDS encoding cysteine desulfurase family protein has protein sequence MDKIYLDNAATTPLAEEVIDAMVDTMKMNFGNPSSTHSFGQEAKILIENVRRQVAEYLHVTPAEIIFTSCGTESNNMIIKSSVEHLGVERIISSPLEHKCVSESILDMKARKGVEVNYIRPNEKGDIDLNKLEELLKSSDKKTLVSLMHANNEIGNLMDLKKTAELCKKYNALFHSDTVQTMAHMNLDFSDIPVDFASCSAHKFHGPKGSGFAYIRKSTGLKGIITGGPQERSLRAGTENVCGIVGLGKALEISLNHMNEYTQHMQEIKDYAIEKLSAEIKGIKFNGRSAEKENSLYTVLSALLPYKNPLIGLQLDMKGIAISQGSACSSGASKPSMVMMMVLSEDEMEHCTPLRISFSHLTTKTDIDALVNALKEISKDYTIEKTNVEHR, from the coding sequence ATGGATAAAATATATTTAGATAATGCCGCAACCACTCCGCTTGCAGAAGAAGTTATAGATGCAATGGTTGATACGATGAAGATGAACTTCGGAAACCCATCTTCAACTCATAGCTTTGGACAGGAAGCCAAAATCCTTATTGAAAATGTAAGAAGACAGGTTGCAGAGTATCTTCATGTAACTCCTGCTGAGATCATTTTCACTTCCTGTGGAACAGAATCCAACAATATGATTATCAAATCTTCGGTAGAGCACCTTGGAGTAGAAAGAATCATCAGTTCGCCTTTAGAACATAAATGTGTTTCTGAAAGTATCCTGGATATGAAAGCGAGAAAAGGAGTAGAAGTAAATTATATCCGCCCCAACGAAAAAGGAGATATTGACCTTAATAAATTAGAAGAATTATTAAAGTCCTCAGATAAAAAAACATTGGTAAGCCTAATGCATGCCAATAACGAAATCGGAAACCTGATGGATCTTAAAAAAACTGCTGAACTTTGCAAGAAGTATAACGCTCTTTTCCATTCAGATACTGTACAGACGATGGCTCACATGAACCTTGATTTCTCAGATATCCCTGTAGATTTCGCTTCATGCAGTGCACATAAGTTTCACGGGCCAAAAGGTTCAGGTTTTGCATACATCAGAAAATCAACGGGTTTAAAAGGTATTATTACCGGAGGACCTCAGGAAAGAAGTCTTAGAGCCGGAACAGAGAATGTTTGTGGTATCGTAGGGCTTGGAAAAGCATTGGAGATTTCCCTGAATCATATGAATGAATATACTCAGCATATGCAGGAAATTAAAGATTATGCTATTGAAAAGTTATCTGCTGAAATTAAAGGAATAAAATTTAACGGAAGAAGTGCTGAGAAAGAAAACAGTCTTTATACTGTTTTAAGTGCATTGCTTCCTTATAAAAACCCATTAATAGGTCTTCAGCTGGATATGAAAGGAATTGCTATCTCCCAGGGAAGCGCATGCTCTTCCGGCGCATCTAAACCTTCTATGGTGATGATGATGGTGCTTTCTGAGGATGAAATGGAGCACTGTACACCGCTACGCATCTCTTTCAGTCATTTAACAACGAAAACTGATATAGATGCATTGGTAAATGCCCTTAAAGAAATTTCAAAAGACTATACTATAGAAAAAACTAATGTTGAGCATAGATAG